The DNA segment GccaccatgttttaaggggaatgcgccacacctggaactgatcattaaaatcaacctcacccttaggcctatagggcaggctgctccagtgttttacgtcacatcccaagtcttgccatcttttcttaagcggtttagcaatagaaacatgtggtacagaacctgacactttgaatagtgctgctgcttcagcggaaaggcttcctgccgtgcagacagctgtttgaccacacacatatagatgcataattacaatcatttgtggatctttgagtttagcaaactgctctgcatagcttgatgtgccgtgtgagtctgatttacagatttcacctatgcgctccacgtgcatggttacatgcaggtcagcttgattgtggagctgggcttcaggctgtaagtatgacagagctttaccatatatcatagtgattgggtcagaaaatggagggggctgcttttcagggaTGTCCagtgaccaaaatttactgcacgtctctccttctcttacccacagattaaccattctatctacagaccacatcccttcggctgtggtgcgaatcatcaactgaagctgagagataagatctcttcctaatagatttacgggacacgtggtggagatcacgaaaggggctttaagtgtgattccacttacagggtcacaaacatctacaggaactgacattctttctttagttacgagaccatttgctgatctcacaaaaatctgtgtagaagttggcttcACGGCtgttggatctctaattactgatttacttgcacccgtgtctactaagaatgttaaagaattgcctaacacggtcagttgtatttctggtttgccttcagcaaacaggaagatggtttctaagtccaaaacatcttctaagtcatctttttccaattggtcaaattttgtgccctgatttgttttaatttttgtgacatctttttccggttctagtcattgctggggtggattagaaccttgctgctgtcctctattgtatctctggtcacgttgtttctttttacaatcacgttcccagtgtccataatttttacaataatgacactgatcattttcacggaaattgcctcctcctccccttccgcctcggcctcgcccacgtccgcggcctcggcttgggagagggttggcattgaaaaacatgcctgttgattggttcttactcttttggcattgtctttcagcatgcatagcatgttgttcatagcggcctaggttacaagttccgaaatcaactaattgtctctctacccaggtttttatctctgattttgatcccccatgtatagcttgctttaactgctgttggtagggaccttctggttcttccgcatacggaattccactatccttccggaacacatctttcattctcatactatagtcttcaaaactttcgtcagtcttttgtctcgtggccgtaatggcgctgtagtcagctcgtctagtaaaagtagttcgcatgcgctcgtacagtctgtcaagtctgtcatttagttcttggctgccaggctgccatggttgttgagtggctggatccactgggacccaatctcctctgacagtgccccatttcttgccattaacgcacatgaggacttgctgtgtttcagtatggtaacttcttagtaactgtcttatgtATTGGATGCACGACTCTATGTCCATTTGGGGCGAGAAAatgtcatcacaagcttttttacagtcttctggagtccaggttctgtACACCATGATAGTAGgatcttgaccctgcacaccAGCTTGTGGGTTTGcaacagctgaacatatgagcatgaacctggatgcTTATCTTCCATAAGAcggcccgcccatgtgttttgttttgtttacccagagacttggcgggtcgtcagtgagactggtttcacctgcgaggagccagagggcataaaaggggcggttctcctttgtctctctctggctgtgctgctgccaccatacctCATGGCTGTCTCATCATTTTTAGTTTGGGTTTGAATCCTTATTTCAGCACTCTTTGGGTTTCTTAATAAACATATCCAGAtaatttgatctttctgtgtgctgattccctccttttgttacaactttgagccaagtcgtaacaaTACCATTTGAGCTAGTAAAATTACTGCAAGGccaggaagaaaaataaagaattttcTACATAATCTCCAAATATGTCTACAAGGAGATTGACAACCCTTAATTAAGATATTATCAAACATTGTTTTGATGTTGTTGGAACCCGAGTCGGTCAGACTCAAACACAGTAAAAAAGTTTTATAGAACTCCACTATGAAACAACTGGTGATTCATTATGGTTGCGAGCTTTAATATTGTTAATAATTAATGTCCCCTTCAGTATTAACCTGGTTGGTATTCATTGACACCTTCGAAAAATAGGATTATGAGAGGTTGTTGCTGTGACAAGAATAAATTATTTAATAAAACTGAGTGATGTGTATTGAGAAATGTGTTAACGATTATTTGATATCTTACAATTAATCCTTTATTAATCGATTTCCCAACAATCTCATGATTGCAACACCAGAATGGTAACAACATACAACCAAATGTATATATCCCACCAAGGTTTGTAAAGAGATTCCTCTGTTGAACTTGCAAGTTTCCTGAACAAAAGCTAATCACATAAAGGCTGAAGCTCATTACTGGACAGGCCATATATTCACGTAGCTACAGGTCGTCTGGAGTTAAAGACCTTGATTCCATTCTGCATTGAAGAGCGAGCATATTTGGTTAGAAGGGCGCCGGTGGTCTGTTTCTCTCCACACAGGtccctaaaaagaaaaaacacaacaaaaaatgtGTGATCCAGTTCTACACTAGAGACAATGAGTTAGATTCACGCCTGGATTCTTTTGATGTTTTCCAAAACGTGCAACACCTACTGTATGTAAGGTGTGATGTCATCTTCCGTCCATTTCTCCCTGAGCGTGAAGAGGTGGTGGAAGCGCTCCAGTGTGTCCTCTGGAAGATCCTCCACCCGCAGTAGGCAGATGGTCTCAGGGTGGGAGGCTTGGTCCACCAGGGCAACACTCTGCAACATTTGCAGTGCCGGAGGTTTAGCAAGCAGACAAAAGGTGCAACACTTTCATAATATCTGAAGATAGGCGAGACCACAAGCATGTATAACaccaataatgttttttttaagcgtACTAACCTTTAGTTGATCCAGTCTCGTGCTCATTCCCTCAGGGACACTCTGCTGCCAGACTTCCTGAAACTCCCTCAGGTTGAATTTAACAGCGTTCTGAAGTAACATCAGTGCCAGACCCCGACAGACCTTATCCTCATTAAGTGCATAAAAGACCTGGTCTGTGTAGAGAAAAGCAATACAGTGGTGTTCTCAAATGGTGTCATCATGTCTGTTTGGGAATCTACTAGTGTCAACTAGCGTAACTACCGTTTTCACTATAGCGTTGGCCATAGCAGTTCAAACAGTGCTCAATCATCTCTCTGTATTGAAGGAAGGTTCAAAATTAATTTCAGCTtacaattttgttttttaattagctCCCTAAATAGCCTTACTTGGGTTCCAGTGGAGCCAACTCTTCAAGACAGGTTTGGAGGGGTACCTGATCAAAAGACCACGACTCAGAATCCACGAGCTGAGTCAGATGACCGAGCACCTTCATCTCATAGTCAAAATCCAGTATCCTCCAGTAGCCTTTAAGGCAGAAAAGACATGCTCACTAATCTTAGAATGGTTATCCAAGTGGTCATTTCCACAAACATTACGTTACCATCAATCTGGCAAGCATGGATGGTCTCCAAATGGGTGTTTATCTCTTGTTCACTGGCCTGAATCCTCTCCAGGAGATCCAACATGGTGTACTAATAAAGAACACAGATTAAATGGAGCTATTTACTAACACAAGTAACTGTGACTCTGCATAAACCATTTTGGTACAGATCACTTGCTGAAATTATTACCACAAAGCTGACTAATATTTATACCCTGTTCTCAGTgttctcttcctgccctcctatAGCTGGACCCTCGTAAGGATTTTCCATTAAAAGCTTCTTCAGTTTCTTCAGTTTAGGACGCTGTTTCCTGAGCTCCCAGTAGCTGTTACAAAATCCCCAGATCTAAAATAGAAGTAAGATAGTGTTAATAATAAAGTGCTTCTGTGACATACATGGCATGCTTTTGTGTCTTTGTCATTTCCAAACCTCTGTGTGTGCCACGTGAGAGACGCCCTCGCTGTTTGTGACATGATTTGGTTTTCTGCATTCtggcacaaacagcagcagattgGACGTGTCAGCTATCTTTAAATCGTAGGTCGTGTCCACGCTGCATAGAACTGCACGTTCATCCTTATCTCCCCGAATTACTAGACTGGGCGTAAAGACATAAATTTAAACACCCCTGTGTCAATAGACCTGTTGACTTTCTATTAGGCTTCACAACATCACACAAAAATGGGGATATATTGTAGATACAGAATTTATTATATAAAGTCACAAACACAAGAAATAAGATGAGTTCTTGTTTGATATCACTCTACAGTTTGCAATACATTACATGTGATATAAAACATGTGTCTAAATGAACTTATAGGGGATATATCGTGACCAACGAATCAGTACTGAAATGGAAAAACTTATGACAAAATAGAAGCCAATTGgtcttatttttgtttgtttttttagtcaCACTCTAAATAATATCAACAACTAATATCATACCTTTGTCCAGCTTCAATGTGTTTGCACAAAGTGTCGTCCAGCTCCATCAAACAATAGTCTGCAGAAGAAACACTTTCTCCGAAAGACAGACAGTGGATTGTTTTTTGGAGATCCTCTTCTTTCAGTTTGGCAATTTCCAGTGTGGCCTGTACCTCCTCTAATGTTCTCATTTTGTGTCAGGTAAAGCTTTACGATACGTCAAAGTAGAATGCAATACAAATGTTCTATAAAACAAATAGCATGAACGAACTTGAAGCAAATTCCTGCCTGTCAAAATTCCCCGCGCTCTTCTGAGGTTGGAAGGAAGTGACGTATAATGTCTTCTTCGTGGAAACTTGGGGTATTTTGGAcgctgttttttattttaccgGCCCCTAAAGGACAAATATTCCTGGAACAACAATATCATATATATTTCACGAAATATTAATAGTTATTTGGTGGTTAATGacacaaaagaaagagaaattcAGTGAATAAAATGGCAATTCTTTAGTTGGACGAtctcagagaaaaaagaaattccTTCAGCGACAGGTTTGCTGCGTCACGTAAAAATACACCCGAGTAGAAACGATTTTTGTCAGATAAATTCCAGTACACCCATTTATCACTAATAATGATGAGTATAAATTATGGATTGCAGTGCTATTTTGAACCTCCATCATAAATGTATACTTTGTGTGAGTTTGTGCGATAGAGGATAGTTTTAATGATGTCGGAACACTGATGTTTCACTGAATGTTTTACCCGAGAAAAATAATCAGAAGAACCGCCACTCACGTTAAGGGTCAAATTGTTAAGAGAGTATTAGCAGCAGTGTGAAAATGTCTAGTTTTTCAAGATCTGCCCAGGTAAGCATATTGTCTTACAGTAATAATTTTCAACTTCTTTTACTTATGTCCATGTTTTTCGAcgtaaaaataaacatgtggaAACGTGGTTAGCCAATTAATTAGCGACTGTCTGCAAATACTGGATATAATTGTAACCTACGGTATACATGTGTATTATCACAAGTCCTTCTTGTAGTTTACACACAGGGTTTAACGTAGTTATGTTCAGAGCGCATAGATCTCTATTGTCTTGCTGTGGATTAGCGCTTGTGGTAATGCTGCGTTGTAATTCAGGCGACCATGAATGAAGGGTTTTACAAGAATTTGCTGTGTATTAGTGTAAATTTGTAGTGTACAGtaaattttaaacacatttagcCAAGTTATCATTTGTCTTTTTACCACTGTCACATTCCAAAATGTCCTTCATGTAAAGATGATTGCAATAGCTCACTTGAAGTGTTAGGCCCATGTATCAATGCTGAATGAGATTTCTTAAACCCCCAAAATTTGTGGGTTTAAGAAAAGGCCTAATAAGATGACCTTGGGTGACaagtgattttaaaaagtaatttttttaACATCTCTGTTTTCCCATTTAGCAATGGGCAACATTTGCCCGTTCCTGGTTTCTGATTGATGCAAGGATGCAGCCTCCTGGGAAGATTGCAGCCATGACTTCTATTAGGTTACAGGGAAAACACAAACCTATTTATCATGCGCTGAGTGAGTTTGAGCTGTTACACAACATACCTCATGTTGTGAATGATATTTATATCATTATGCTGAGAGTAAAGCTAGCTCTGGATGATTTTATAGTGAGTTAAAATAGTAGTATTTGTGCATTTTTGTGTCCGTGAGACCTGTCTGTTATTCTGGAAGAGAAGCTCTTCtactttatgtgtgtgtgtgtgtatgtatgtgtgtgtgtgtgtgtgtgtgtgtgtgtgtatataagaATCAATGTTCGAATGCCTTTGCAGGTGATTGTGGGGACCATGTGGTGATAGTAAACACCAAACACATTGCTTTCTCAGGAAATAAATGGGAACAGAAAGTCTATTCCTCTCACTCAGGGTATGTTTTTATTGAAATTTGTGGCTTTGCCCTGTTTGCTGAACAATCTAATGAATGGCTGTTTAtcccatttctgtgtgttttctttcccGCCTTTAGTTACCCAGGTAGTTTCAAACAAGTCACTGCTGCCCAGCTGCACCACAAAGACCCAACTGCTGTAAGAATCACTGACCATTACATATTTTTTCCAAACGGAGAAAGAATTTTATAAATTTAGATATTCCAATAAACCTTTGACTGAATTTTTATGTTTTTCCACACTGTTTTCTTGGTGATTAATCTTGCCGTTCTATGTTGGTATTTGTTGACCTTTAGCCCTTCTTACAGATGTGCACCTCGTGCATATATGTACATTTCAGAGAGGAGGGATCAGGAGTTGTTGATTGGAACTGGTGGTGTTTTTTTAGTTTATTCTGAGCTCAGCGTGAGGGATGACAGTTCAAGGATATTTCTAAAAGATTCTCTTGTGTTGCATATTCATGATTTCTTCACCGTTACCAACACAATGATAATTAAATTCCGAATTTGTAGTCACCTACATTCTGCCCTGATGGGTGTGGAGCCAGACATTTGACTTTaagaaaaggttaaaaataagTATACTGACAACTTTATTATCGTTTATGCTGACAGTATATACTATTGTTATCGACAGTGGTGGCTGATATGCCATATTTTGTAAAAGAGCTCCTGTCACACAGGCCAAACATGATGCATACTCAGATGTTTAAAGGCCCAGTTGAGTTGTGACCTCTGTCTCTATCTCTCTGGTGCAGAGGGAGAAAACCATCCAAAGAGACAGGCTTAGATGAACTGCCTGGCTTCTGCCATTTGAAAAGTTGCTGTATCTGCCAAACAAAACCCGAGTATCACCACATTTCTTTTCACCAGATTGTGAAGCTGGCCGTGTACGGTATGCTGCCCAGGAATCTGCACCGGCGCACCATGATGCAGCGGCTACACATCTTTCCTGAGGATGTAAGTCAAGAACCTTTTTATCTCTCCCAGCCGGTGATATTGTTAGAGTCATTTTCATTACCACATAGGCAGGAATGAAAGAGTGCAGATCTTAAAAGGTGTTTGTATTTTCATGTCTATATGGATTCAATGACATTGTGGTGCAGATCAGATCGGGTCTGCTGAACACATTAAACACATGTCATGATCATCACAAAGGCCTGAAAAACAAAGCATAACTAGAAATGATGTGTCAGAAAGAAACAATTGCTGCTTCAGACACAAAAGAACTCCATCAGACTACCGGTACATCAAAATTAACAATTCAATGGATTTCTTTGAAGTAGTTTGAACTGTGAATATATCTCGGCTGTCACAGCTCTTAAAgctcttttttatttcattgaaCCTTTTGCAGGAGTTGAGGAAGAATATTAGGAGCAGAAAGAGAGTAGATAATTGGATAATTGGAGTCTGGTTGAAATCTGCTAAAGCCCACAGACACTATATTTAATGAAAATCCATGTGAGATCTATATTAGATTTTAAGGCGCATAAAGGTTTGAAAATTGGCCTGACTTTAGATCTTTCCATGCACTTGTTGAGATGCAGGATTCTGGAGAAATATACAAAAAGGTTCTGTAGTTTTGGCAAAGGAGTGCGGCTTTGATGGCGTTGCCTGAATATTAGGTGACTAAAATAATTTCCCTTAACTTCGAGCCATAGTCTTTAAATTGGGGGAGCGAACCTGAGTCGTGTCAGCGTTGCAGCTGATTTTGTCAGTGCAGTTCAAAGACGTGGCCTCTGGCACGCTGCAGCATTACAATTTCACGGGTTCCCGAAATAATGCGAAACATTGCGACGAGAAGCCGTTTCGTCACACCTCGCGGCTTGTAAAGGGACTAAAATGAAATATCTGACCTCAGCAGCCTGCTCACAGATTAGCTAGATGTAATGCTTATCAAATCTATCGTGCTTTCACAGCCGGCAATGAAACAAAATTGGACATTGGGCATAATTGAATGTATGAATAGAGTCAAGGAAGAAAAATCTGATAGC comes from the Takifugu rubripes chromosome 7, fTakRub1.2, whole genome shotgun sequence genome and includes:
- the mrpl13 gene encoding large ribosomal subunit protein uL13m isoform X2; protein product: MSSFSRSAQQWATFARSWFLIDARMQPPGKIAAMTSIRLQGKHKPIYHALSDCGDHVVIVNTKHIAFSGNKWEQKVYSSHSGYPGSFKQVTAAQLHHKDPTAIVKLAVYGMLPRNLHRRTMMQRLHIFPEDELPDDIRANLTEELPQPREIPRKLDEYSQEEMNAFPRLWTPPQDYKMK
- the mrpl13 gene encoding large ribosomal subunit protein uL13m isoform X3; this encodes MSSFSRSAQQWATFARSWFLIDARMQPPGKIAAMTSIRLQGKHKPIYHALRNKWEQKVYSSHSGYPGSFKQVTAAQLHHKDPTAIVKLAVYGMLPRNLHRRTMMQRLHIFPEDELPDDIRANLTEELPQPREIPRKLDEYSQEEMNAFPRLWTPPQDYKMK
- the mrpl13 gene encoding large ribosomal subunit protein uL13m isoform X1; protein product: MSSFSRSAQQWATFARSWFLIDARMQPPGKIAAMTSIRLQGKHKPIYHALSEFELLHNIPHVVNDIYIIMLRVKLALDDFINQCSNAFAGDCGDHVVIVNTKHIAFSGNKWEQKVYSSHSGYPGSFKQVTAAQLHHKDPTAIVKLAVYGMLPRNLHRRTMMQRLHIFPEDELPDDIRANLTEELPQPREIPRKLDEYSQEEMNAFPRLWTPPQDYKMK
- the dscc1 gene encoding sister chromatid cohesion protein DCC1; the encoded protein is MRTLEEVQATLEIAKLKEEDLQKTIHCLSFGESVSSADYCLMELDDTLCKHIEAGQSLVIRGDKDERAVLCSVDTTYDLKIADTSNLLLFVPECRKPNHVTNSEGVSHVAHTEIWGFCNSYWELRKQRPKLKKLKKLLMENPYEGPAIGGQEENTENRYTMLDLLERIQASEQEINTHLETIHACQIDGYWRILDFDYEMKVLGHLTQLVDSESWSFDQVPLQTCLEELAPLEPKEMIEHCLNCYGQRYSENDQVFYALNEDKVCRGLALMLLQNAVKFNLREFQEVWQQSVPEGMSTRLDQLKSVALVDQASHPETICLLRVEDLPEDTLERFHHLFTLREKWTEDDITPYIQDLCGEKQTTGALLTKYARSSMQNGIKVFNSRRPVAT